The following are from one region of the Pseudomonas putida genome:
- the pobA gene encoding 4-hydroxybenzoate 3-monooxygenase yields the protein MKTQVAIIGAGPSGLLLGQLLHKAGIDTVIVERQTPEYVLGRIRAGVLEQGTVDLLREAGVAQRMDREGLVHEGVELLVGGRRQRLDLKALTGGKTVMVYGQTEVTRDLMQARDASGAPIIYSASNVQPHELKGERPYLTYEKDGQVHRVDCDYIAGCDGFHGVSRQSIPEGILKQYERVYPFGWLGMLLDTPPVNHELIYAHHERGFALCSQRSQTRSRYYLQVPLQDRVEEWSDERFWDELKNRLPADVAADLVTGPALEKSIAPLRSLVVEPMQYGHLFLVGDAAHIVPPTGAKGLNLAASDVNYLYRILVKVYRDGRTDLLQQYSPLALRRVWKGERFSWFMTQLLHDFGSHKDAWDQKMQEADREYFLTSPAGLVNIAENYVGLPYEEVA from the coding sequence ATGAAAACTCAGGTCGCAATCATTGGTGCAGGTCCGTCTGGCCTGCTGCTGGGCCAACTGCTGCACAAGGCCGGTATCGATACGGTCATCGTCGAACGCCAGACGCCCGAGTACGTGCTCGGCCGCATCCGTGCCGGGGTGCTGGAGCAAGGCACGGTCGACCTGCTGCGTGAAGCCGGTGTGGCCCAGCGCATGGACCGTGAAGGCCTGGTACACGAGGGCGTCGAACTGCTGGTCGGCGGGCGTCGCCAACGCCTGGACCTCAAGGCCCTGACCGGTGGCAAGACGGTGATGGTTTACGGCCAGACCGAAGTCACCCGTGACCTGATGCAGGCACGTGACGCCAGCGGCGCGCCGATCATCTATTCGGCCAGCAATGTCCAGCCGCACGAACTCAAGGGCGAGCGGCCCTACCTGACTTATGAAAAAGACGGTCAGGTACACCGGGTGGACTGCGATTACATCGCTGGCTGTGACGGCTTCCACGGTGTTTCGCGGCAGAGCATTCCCGAAGGTATCCTCAAGCAGTACGAGCGAGTCTACCCTTTTGGCTGGCTGGGCATGCTGTTAGACACGCCACCGGTCAACCATGAACTGATCTACGCCCACCACGAGCGCGGTTTCGCGCTGTGCAGCCAACGCTCGCAAACCCGCAGCCGTTACTACCTGCAGGTGCCGTTGCAGGACCGCGTCGAGGAGTGGTCAGACGAGCGCTTCTGGGATGAACTGAAAAACCGCCTGCCCGCCGACGTGGCGGCCGACCTGGTGACTGGCCCGGCCCTGGAGAAAAGCATCGCGCCGCTGCGCAGCCTGGTGGTCGAGCCGATGCAGTATGGCCACCTGTTCCTGGTTGGTGACGCCGCGCACATCGTTCCGCCTACCGGCGCCAAGGGGTTGAACCTGGCAGCGTCGGACGTCAACTACCTGTACCGGATCCTGGTCAAGGTATACCGCGACGGGCGCACCGACCTGCTGCAGCAGTACTCGCCACTGGCATTGCGCCGGGTGTGGAAGGGCGAGCGTTTCAGCTGGTTCATGACTCAACTACTGCATGACTTTGGCAGCCACAAGGATGCCTGGGACCAGAAAATGCAGGAGGCCGACCGAGAGTATTTCCTGACCTCGCCAGCGGGGTTGGTGAACATTGCCGAAAACTACGTAGGCCTGCCGTACGAAGAAGTGGCCTGA
- the ggt gene encoding gamma-glutamyltransferase, giving the protein MKFSTPLISALCLLAASGSAWGDQVLPAPPELASGYRSGLQPVHASRHMAAAANPLASEAGRAMLRAGGSAIDAAIAMQMVLTLVEPQSSGIGGGAFILYWDGKRVQAFDGREAAPAAVTEQLFLQADGSTMPFRSAQIGGRSVGVPGVLRALKLVHEQHGKLPWRDLFAPAIALARGGFPVSARLHTLIEGDPFIARSPAMARYFLDEQSRPLAVGTMLRNPELAQTFERIAAQGPDVFYSGEIAEAIVAKVRSHANAGYLSLQDLQQYQAKQREPVCSPYKAWQICGMPPPSSGGVTVLQTLGILEAVQRVAPQRDLAALRPLASSSAAGLEAPPLAVHLIAEAERLAFADRAQYLADSDYVPVPVKALTDTTYLASRAVQISDHSMKRARPGQPQGADLALAPDRSPLRISTSHLSAVDDSGQALAMTTSVEAAFGSHLMVKGFLLNNTLTDFSFIPREQGKPVANRVQPGKRPLSAMAPTLVFSRSSGELLASLGSPGGSQIIGYVNKALVGLLDWQLNPQQAAGLPNFGSRNASTEVEAGLASPALIRQLAAWGHEVTPMTMTSGMQIIQRAGEGWSGGADPRREGVVLGD; this is encoded by the coding sequence ATGAAATTCTCCACGCCGCTGATAAGTGCCCTGTGCCTGCTGGCTGCCAGTGGCTCGGCCTGGGGCGATCAGGTGCTACCGGCACCACCGGAACTGGCCTCTGGTTATCGCAGCGGCCTGCAGCCGGTGCATGCCAGCCGGCACATGGCCGCCGCCGCCAACCCGCTGGCCAGCGAAGCGGGGCGGGCAATGCTGCGTGCCGGTGGCAGTGCCATCGATGCCGCCATTGCCATGCAGATGGTGCTGACGCTGGTCGAGCCGCAGTCCAGTGGCATTGGTGGCGGGGCGTTCATCCTGTATTGGGATGGCAAGCGCGTCCAGGCATTCGATGGCCGTGAGGCAGCCCCGGCGGCGGTGACGGAACAATTGTTCCTGCAAGCCGATGGCTCAACCATGCCGTTCCGCTCGGCGCAAATAGGCGGGCGTTCGGTCGGTGTGCCGGGCGTACTGCGTGCCTTGAAGCTGGTCCACGAACAGCATGGCAAGCTACCCTGGCGAGACCTGTTTGCCCCGGCTATCGCGCTGGCACGTGGCGGTTTCCCGGTTTCCGCGCGGCTGCACACCTTGATCGAAGGCGATCCCTTTATTGCCCGGTCACCGGCCATGGCCCGTTATTTTCTCGATGAGCAGAGCAGGCCCTTGGCGGTGGGTACGATGCTGCGCAACCCGGAGCTTGCACAAACCTTCGAGCGGATCGCCGCGCAAGGCCCTGACGTGTTCTACAGCGGCGAGATTGCCGAAGCCATCGTGGCCAAGGTGCGCAGCCACGCTAATGCCGGTTACCTGTCGCTGCAGGACCTGCAGCAGTACCAGGCCAAGCAGCGCGAGCCGGTGTGCAGCCCTTACAAGGCCTGGCAGATCTGCGGCATGCCACCGCCGTCGTCGGGTGGGGTGACGGTGTTGCAGACCTTGGGCATTCTCGAAGCAGTGCAGCGCGTCGCGCCACAACGCGATCTGGCAGCGCTGCGGCCGCTTGCCAGCTCGTCTGCGGCAGGCCTTGAGGCGCCGCCGCTGGCCGTGCACCTGATCGCCGAGGCCGAGCGGCTGGCCTTTGCCGACCGTGCCCAGTACCTGGCTGACAGCGATTATGTGCCGGTCCCGGTCAAGGCCCTGACCGACACCACGTACCTGGCCAGCCGTGCCGTGCAGATAAGCGACCACAGCATGAAGCGCGCTCGCCCGGGCCAGCCGCAGGGTGCCGACCTGGCACTGGCGCCTGACCGTTCGCCACTGCGCATTTCCACCTCGCACCTCAGCGCAGTGGATGACAGCGGCCAGGCCCTGGCCATGACCACATCGGTGGAGGCCGCGTTCGGTTCGCACTTGATGGTCAAGGGCTTTCTGCTCAACAACACCTTGACCGACTTCTCGTTTATCCCCCGGGAGCAAGGCAAGCCCGTGGCCAACCGGGTGCAGCCGGGCAAGCGGCCGTTGTCGGCCATGGCGCCGACCCTGGTGTTCTCGCGATCATCGGGTGAGTTGTTGGCCAGCCTTGGCTCGCCGGGTGGCTCGCAGATTATCGGTTACGTGAACAAGGCACTGGTCGGCCTGCTGGATTGGCAACTCAACCCGCAACAGGCCGCTGGCCTGCCCAACTTCGGCAGCCGCAATGCCAGCACCGAAGTGGAGGCGGGGCTGGCCAGCCCGGCACTGATCCGGCAACTGGCGGCCTGGGGCCACGAGGTAACCCCCATGACCATGACCAGCGGCATGCAGATTATCCAGCGTGCTGGCGAAGGCTGGTCGGGCGGTGCCGACCCTCGGCGCGAAGGCGTGGTTCTCGGCGACTAG
- a CDS encoding bifunctional allantoicase/(S)-ureidoglycine aminohydrolase, giving the protein MSNHSYFAPHGGHPAQTELLTDRAMFTEAYAVIPKGVMRDIVTSHLPFWDKMRMWVIARPLTGFAETFSQYIVEVAPEGGSERPELDPNAEAVVFIVEGELDITVEGKHHTLVPGGYAFLAPGAEWSLRNNSKSNVTFHWLRKHYQKVEGLDVPESFVTHRDNATVIEMPGTEGRWVTTRFVDMADMRHDMHVNIVTFQPGGVIPFAETHVMEHGLYVLEGKAVYRLNQDWVEVEAGDFMWLRAFCPQACYAGGPGKFSYLLYKDVNRHVHLTLNPKR; this is encoded by the coding sequence ATGTCGAACCATTCGTACTTCGCCCCCCACGGTGGGCACCCGGCTCAGACCGAGCTGCTGACTGACCGTGCCATGTTCACCGAAGCCTATGCTGTCATCCCTAAAGGCGTGATGCGCGACATCGTCACCAGCCACCTGCCGTTCTGGGACAAGATGCGCATGTGGGTCATCGCCCGCCCGCTGACCGGCTTTGCCGAAACCTTCTCCCAGTACATCGTCGAAGTAGCCCCGGAAGGCGGCAGCGAGCGCCCTGAGCTGGACCCTAACGCCGAAGCCGTGGTGTTTATCGTCGAAGGCGAACTGGACATCACCGTCGAAGGCAAGCACCACACCCTGGTACCTGGCGGCTATGCCTTCCTGGCCCCGGGCGCCGAGTGGAGCCTGCGCAACAACAGCAAGTCCAACGTCACCTTCCACTGGCTGCGCAAGCACTACCAAAAGGTTGAAGGCCTGGACGTACCTGAGTCCTTCGTTACCCACCGCGACAACGCCACCGTTATCGAAATGCCGGGCACCGAAGGCCGCTGGGTCACCACCCGCTTCGTCGACATGGCCGACATGCGCCACGACATGCACGTGAACATCGTCACCTTCCAGCCGGGCGGCGTGATCCCGTTCGCCGAGACCCACGTGATGGAACACGGCCTGTACGTACTGGAAGGCAAGGCGGTGTACCGCCTGAACCAGGACTGGGTCGAAGTGGAAGCCGGCGACTTCATGTGGCTGCGCGCCTTCTGCCCGCAAGCCTGCTATGCCGGCGGCCCAGGCAAGTTCAGCTACCTGCTGTACAAGGACGTGAACCGTCACGTGCATTTGACGCTGAACCCTAAGCGTTAA
- a CDS encoding LLM class flavin-dependent oxidoreductase, translating into MPRPIRFNAFSMNAASHQSPGLWRHPRNTSVAFNRLGYWTELARLLERGLFDALFIADVLGIYDVYQGSPEAALRGGVQVPVNDPLLLVPAMAGVTEHLGFGVTFSLTYEHPYPFARRMSTLDHLSNGRVGWNIVTGYLDSAARNLGLAHQLGHDQRYDLAEEYLQVLYKLWEKSWDDDAVLLERDSGRYIEPSRVHPINHVGEHFQVPGMHLCQPSPQRTPVLFQAGASARGQQFAARHAECVFISGPTPAVLRRYAEGIRQASEVAGRGRDEVLIYAQALLIVAPTREEAEARFAEYRNHVDLDAALALLSGWTGIDFAGLDADAPIEYVENDAGRAALAAFTAADPTRRWTVREAAEFVGLGGRGPVLVGTASEVADQLESWLDQTGIDGFNLTYAVQPDDLTHVVELLVPELQRRGRYPLSYAEGTLRHKLFGKGDRLPEGHAGQQVSIQPVNTGYSNI; encoded by the coding sequence ATGCCTCGCCCGATCCGCTTCAACGCCTTCAGCATGAATGCCGCCAGCCACCAGTCCCCCGGGCTGTGGCGTCACCCGCGCAACACCAGCGTGGCCTTCAACCGCCTGGGCTACTGGACCGAACTGGCCCGCCTGCTCGAGCGCGGCCTGTTCGATGCCCTGTTCATCGCCGACGTGCTGGGCATCTACGACGTCTACCAGGGCAGCCCCGAAGCCGCCCTGCGCGGTGGCGTGCAGGTACCGGTCAACGACCCGCTGCTACTGGTGCCGGCGATGGCCGGGGTGACCGAGCATCTGGGCTTCGGTGTCACGTTCTCGCTCACCTACGAACATCCCTACCCGTTCGCCCGGCGCATGTCCACGCTGGACCACCTGAGCAATGGCCGGGTCGGCTGGAACATTGTCACCGGCTACCTCGACAGCGCCGCGCGCAACCTGGGCCTGGCGCACCAGCTGGGCCACGACCAGCGCTATGACCTGGCCGAGGAATACCTGCAGGTGCTGTACAAGTTATGGGAGAAAAGCTGGGACGACGACGCCGTGCTGCTGGAGCGTGACAGCGGGCGCTATATCGAACCCTCCCGAGTGCACCCCATCAACCATGTGGGCGAGCACTTCCAGGTGCCAGGCATGCACCTGTGCCAACCTTCGCCGCAACGCACGCCAGTGCTGTTCCAGGCCGGTGCTTCGGCACGCGGCCAGCAGTTCGCGGCGCGGCACGCCGAATGCGTGTTCATCAGCGGGCCGACGCCCGCGGTACTGCGCCGCTACGCCGAGGGTATCCGCCAGGCCAGCGAGGTAGCCGGGCGTGGCCGTGACGAAGTACTGATCTATGCCCAGGCGCTGTTGATCGTCGCCCCCACCCGGGAAGAAGCCGAGGCGCGCTTCGCCGAGTACCGCAACCATGTCGACCTGGACGCCGCCCTGGCGCTGTTGTCTGGCTGGACCGGCATCGACTTTGCCGGCCTCGACGCCGACGCGCCCATCGAATACGTCGAGAACGATGCCGGCCGCGCGGCACTGGCCGCCTTCACCGCCGCCGACCCGACCCGCCGATGGACCGTGCGCGAGGCTGCCGAGTTCGTTGGCCTGGGTGGCCGTGGCCCGGTGTTGGTGGGTACTGCCAGCGAGGTGGCCGACCAGCTGGAAAGCTGGCTGGACCAGACCGGCATCGATGGCTTCAACCTGACCTACGCAGTGCAACCGGACGACCTGACCCATGTGGTCGAACTGCTGGTGCCCGAGCTGCAGCGTCGTGGCCGCTACCCGCTGAGCTATGCGGAGGGCACCTTGCGCCACAAGCTGTTCGGCAAGGGTGACCGCTTGCCGGAAGGGCATGCTGGCCAGCAGGTTAGCATTCAGCCAGTAAATACCGGGTATTCCAACATTTAA
- a CDS encoding aliphatic sulfonate ABC transporter substrate-binding protein, with protein MPARAFSPLRRLLIGGLLASVASTLLPWSQALADEAKTLRIGYQKFNSINILKGSGALEKALAPQGVKVSWHEFAAGPQLLEALSTGAIDLGHAADAPSVFAQAAGKPVVYLAAEQPYPRGIGLVVREQDHLASVQDLKGKRVATGRGWNAQYLLAVALEQAGLSYQDITPAYVNNAADAVAALQSGSVQAVTLWDPFLAAAESQPGLKNLRDGSGLSNNRTFYLSTATFADQHRALLKTFFTELGKVSQWANAKPAEVATLLAPQLGIDASVLQVASERRNYNAVAITPQIVAEQQKLADTFQGLGLIPRKLQVADAVYPASVLPWSGAPPCLARSASTPSA; from the coding sequence ATGCCCGCCCGTGCCTTCTCCCCGCTGCGCCGCCTGTTGATCGGCGGCTTGCTGGCCAGTGTCGCCAGTACCCTGCTGCCCTGGTCACAAGCCCTGGCCGACGAAGCCAAGACCCTGCGTATCGGCTATCAGAAATTCAACAGCATCAACATCCTCAAAGGCAGCGGTGCCCTGGAGAAGGCACTGGCGCCGCAAGGCGTGAAAGTCAGCTGGCACGAGTTCGCCGCCGGCCCGCAACTCCTCGAAGCCCTGAGCACCGGCGCCATCGACCTCGGCCATGCTGCCGACGCACCCTCGGTATTCGCCCAGGCTGCAGGCAAACCGGTGGTGTACCTGGCCGCCGAGCAGCCCTACCCGCGCGGCATCGGCCTGGTGGTGCGCGAGCAGGACCACCTGGCCAGCGTGCAGGACCTCAAGGGCAAGCGCGTGGCCACCGGCCGCGGCTGGAACGCCCAGTACCTGCTGGCCGTGGCCCTGGAACAGGCCGGCCTCAGCTACCAGGACATCACCCCGGCCTACGTCAACAACGCCGCCGATGCCGTGGCCGCCCTGCAATCGGGCAGCGTCCAGGCCGTGACCCTGTGGGACCCGTTCCTCGCCGCCGCAGAAAGCCAGCCGGGCCTGAAGAACCTGCGCGACGGCAGCGGCCTGTCCAACAACCGCACCTTCTACCTGTCCACCGCGACCTTCGCCGACCAGCACCGCGCGTTGCTGAAGACCTTCTTCACCGAACTGGGCAAGGTCAGCCAATGGGCCAATGCCAAGCCTGCGGAAGTCGCCACGCTGCTGGCTCCGCAACTGGGGATAGACGCCAGTGTGCTGCAAGTGGCCAGCGAGCGGCGCAACTACAACGCCGTGGCCATTACCCCGCAGATCGTTGCAGAGCAACAGAAGCTGGCCGATACCTTCCAGGGCCTGGGCCTGATTCCACGCAAGCTGCAGGTGGCCGACGCGGTCTACCCGGCTTCCGTGTTGCCTTGGAGCGGAGCGCCCCCATGCCTCGCCCGATCCGCTTCAACGCCTTCAGCATGA
- a CDS encoding LysR family transcriptional regulator, with amino-acid sequence MSINVKSNRALFDLDLLRAIVVVADCGSFTTAAARLHSTQSTISQKVRRLEDMVGHRLLVRGNRDVLPTDAGQTLLGYARHMLALNDQMLEALAGAMVGTTVRLGVPEDFVGGRTTNALSAFSRQHPQVKLEVTSGLCRDLSQAYDNGELDLVLLKQRRNTREGVACWPERLQWIDSARTPAFELDPIPLVTFPPRGLYREDMINAIEGMGRRWRISFTSSSLSGIQAAVADGMGISLLPPRAATGEHRVLGAEQGLPEVDSYEIVIVHRPTADVMVKALAEVMTQLLAGGGI; translated from the coding sequence ATGTCTATCAACGTGAAATCGAATAGAGCACTGTTCGATCTCGACCTGCTGCGCGCCATTGTCGTGGTGGCCGATTGCGGCAGCTTCACCACGGCGGCCGCACGCCTGCACTCCACCCAGTCGACCATCAGCCAGAAGGTGCGCCGCCTTGAAGACATGGTCGGCCACCGTTTGCTGGTACGCGGCAACCGCGACGTGTTGCCGACCGATGCCGGGCAGACCTTGCTTGGCTATGCCCGGCACATGCTGGCGCTGAACGATCAGATGCTCGAAGCCCTGGCCGGGGCGATGGTGGGCACTACCGTGCGCCTTGGTGTGCCCGAAGACTTTGTTGGCGGTCGTACCACCAACGCGCTGTCGGCATTCAGCCGGCAGCACCCGCAGGTGAAGCTGGAAGTGACCAGCGGCCTGTGCCGTGACCTCAGCCAAGCCTACGACAACGGCGAACTCGACCTGGTGCTGCTCAAGCAGCGGCGCAATACCCGTGAAGGCGTGGCCTGCTGGCCAGAACGCTTGCAGTGGATCGACAGTGCGCGCACGCCGGCCTTCGAGCTGGACCCGATCCCGCTGGTCACCTTCCCGCCGCGCGGCCTGTACCGCGAAGACATGATCAACGCTATCGAAGGCATGGGCCGGCGCTGGCGCATCAGCTTTACCAGTTCCAGCCTCAGCGGCATCCAGGCGGCGGTCGCCGATGGCATGGGTATCAGCCTGCTACCGCCACGGGCGGCGACTGGCGAGCACCGGGTACTGGGGGCAGAACAGGGGCTACCGGAGGTGGACAGCTATGAAATCGTCATCGTCCACCGACCGACGGCGGATGTGATGGTCAAGGCGCTGGCCGAGGTGATGACGCAGCTGCTGGCGGGTGGTGGTATCTGA
- a CDS encoding START domain-containing protein codes for MNRCLLLTALLLCTPAPADDDWNLAYNREGIRVYLSAAPDSPYQQFRGVSTMKASVRTLTDLQENLRVACKWLYACAEMRLLDVQGENTWVYLTTNLPWPTMPRDIVVKVTSERLDDGTLVRRLSAEPGRIPKVDGLIRVQHLSGEWRMRPLGERKTEVTYQLQADPAGDVPGWLANRFVVDAPVVTLRTLRAVAERQP; via the coding sequence ATGAACCGCTGCCTGCTGCTCACCGCCCTGCTGCTGTGCACACCCGCCCCAGCCGACGATGACTGGAACCTGGCCTACAACCGCGAAGGCATCCGCGTTTACCTGAGCGCCGCCCCCGACTCGCCCTACCAGCAATTCCGTGGTGTCAGCACCATGAAAGCCAGCGTTCGTACGCTCACCGACCTGCAGGAAAACCTGCGGGTGGCCTGCAAGTGGCTGTACGCCTGCGCCGAGATGCGCTTGCTGGATGTGCAAGGCGAAAACACCTGGGTGTACCTGACCACCAACCTGCCATGGCCGACGATGCCGCGGGACATCGTGGTGAAGGTGACCAGCGAGCGGCTGGACGACGGCACGCTGGTGCGGCGCTTGAGCGCCGAGCCGGGCAGAATCCCCAAGGTTGACGGGCTGATCCGCGTGCAGCACCTGAGCGGTGAGTGGCGGATGAGACCATTGGGTGAACGCAAGACCGAGGTGACGTATCAGTTGCAAGCCGACCCGGCCGGAGATGTGCCGGGCTGGCTTGCCAATCGTTTCGTGGTTGATGCTCCGGTGGTGACCCTCAGAACCCTACGGGCTGTAGCCGAGCGTCAGCCCTGA